From Bradyrhizobium symbiodeficiens, the proteins below share one genomic window:
- a CDS encoding helix-turn-helix transcriptional regulator: MDAARTPGIFVHQYTGLPQGPAFEQWRERAFSTCGLDVGPSRGDSIDCRLQVSVVDNIALAIPEGASAQYSRTQSHLADGSDDLVLIAAHAGLVRVGQNGHTVELAPAQMVLVDMAITGTVGHTDEDRFTTIRMPRRALLDIHPRAEDKLSQVLIDGAVAETIFRYHGLAANHAPHLDAVGQRLTAQHMVDLVGLLLGTDAEHASLARGRGHAAARLDLMRADVMAALGRNDLCLSEIATRSGLSPRQAQRLFEQAGTTFTEFVLEQRLLQARKLLGDPRARTRKISDIAHSSGFSDLSYFNRAFRKRFGATPSELREA, encoded by the coding sequence ATGGATGCAGCCAGAACGCCGGGCATCTTCGTTCACCAATACACCGGACTGCCGCAAGGCCCGGCGTTCGAACAATGGCGCGAGCGGGCCTTCAGCACCTGCGGCCTCGATGTGGGGCCGAGCCGTGGCGACAGCATCGATTGCCGGCTGCAGGTCAGCGTGGTCGACAACATCGCGCTCGCCATTCCCGAAGGCGCCTCCGCGCAATATTCCCGCACCCAGAGCCACCTTGCCGACGGCAGCGACGACCTCGTGCTGATCGCCGCGCATGCCGGGCTCGTCCGTGTCGGGCAGAACGGCCATACCGTGGAGCTTGCGCCCGCGCAGATGGTGCTGGTCGACATGGCCATCACCGGCACCGTCGGCCACACCGACGAGGACCGCTTCACCACCATCCGCATGCCGCGCCGCGCGCTGCTCGACATCCATCCGCGCGCCGAGGACAAGCTGTCGCAAGTGCTCATCGACGGTGCGGTCGCCGAGACCATCTTCCGCTACCATGGGCTCGCCGCCAATCACGCGCCGCATCTCGACGCGGTCGGCCAGCGCCTGACCGCGCAGCACATGGTCGATCTCGTCGGCCTCCTGCTCGGCACCGATGCCGAGCATGCAAGCCTTGCCCGCGGCCGTGGCCATGCGGCGGCGCGCCTCGACCTGATGCGCGCCGATGTGATGGCCGCCCTCGGCCGCAACGATCTCTGCCTGTCCGAGATTGCGACGCGCTCGGGCCTGAGCCCGCGCCAGGCGCAACGCCTGTTCGAGCAGGCCGGCACCACCTTCACCGAATTCGTGCTCGAGCAGCGCCTGCTGCAGGCGCGCAAGCTGCTCGGCGATCCCCGCGCCAGGACGCGCAAGATCAGCGACATCGCGCATTCCTCGGGCTTCTCCGACCTGTCCTATTTCAACCGCGCCTTCCGCAAGCGCTTCGGCGCGACGCCGTCGGAACTGCGCGAGGCGTGA
- a CDS encoding copper oxidase, producing MFSRRGFLGTAALVGASAVQGRVQAASIPEAPHMDKVVMQPPLHPVSGPDYRPVVTLNGWSLPFRMNGDWKEFHLVAEPVVREFAEGMKVNLWGYNGQSPGPTIEAVEGDKVRIFVTNRLPEYTTVHWHGMIIPSGMDGVGGLTQPHIQPGKTFVYEFEMRKSGTFMYHPHSDEMVQMAMGMMGMVVVHPRDPGFRPVDRDFVFVMSTYRVDPGTYLPQVNEMTDFNMWTWNARVFPGIDPLPVRLGDRVRVRIGNLSMTNHPIHLHGHSFAVTCTDGGWIPESAQYPETTTDVPVGAVRVFDVLADNPGDWAFHCHKSHHTMNAMGHAVRNLIGVSRKDLAKAVGKLAPDAMAMGSTGMAMGNMEMPAPDNTLPMMTGTGQFGPIEMGGMFTVMKIREDLARDDYRDPGPYQFPKGTVAYEVTPPAAEPARQQPGKPTHKMKM from the coding sequence ATGTTTTCCCGCAGAGGATTTTTAGGCACCGCCGCGCTCGTCGGCGCATCCGCGGTCCAGGGCCGCGTGCAGGCGGCGTCTATCCCGGAAGCCCCGCATATGGACAAGGTGGTGATGCAGCCGCCGCTGCATCCCGTCAGCGGACCGGACTATCGCCCCGTGGTCACCCTGAACGGCTGGTCGCTGCCATTCCGCATGAACGGCGACTGGAAGGAATTCCATCTCGTCGCCGAGCCCGTGGTGCGCGAGTTCGCCGAAGGCATGAAGGTCAATCTGTGGGGCTATAACGGTCAGTCGCCGGGCCCGACGATTGAGGCGGTCGAGGGCGACAAGGTCCGCATCTTCGTCACCAACCGACTGCCCGAATACACCACCGTGCACTGGCACGGCATGATCATCCCGAGCGGCATGGACGGTGTCGGCGGGCTGACGCAGCCGCACATCCAGCCGGGCAAGACCTTCGTCTACGAATTCGAGATGCGGAAGAGCGGCACCTTCATGTACCACCCGCATTCCGACGAGATGGTGCAGATGGCGATGGGCATGATGGGCATGGTCGTCGTGCATCCGCGCGATCCCGGCTTCCGGCCCGTCGATCGCGACTTCGTTTTCGTGATGAGCACCTATCGCGTCGATCCCGGCACTTACCTGCCGCAGGTCAACGAGATGACCGACTTCAACATGTGGACCTGGAATGCGCGGGTGTTCCCCGGCATCGATCCTTTGCCGGTGCGCCTCGGCGACAGAGTGCGCGTGCGCATCGGCAATCTCAGCATGACCAACCATCCGATCCATCTGCACGGCCACAGCTTCGCGGTGACCTGCACCGACGGCGGCTGGATTCCGGAGAGCGCGCAATATCCGGAGACGACGACCGACGTGCCCGTGGGCGCAGTGCGCGTCTTCGACGTGCTCGCCGACAATCCCGGCGACTGGGCGTTCCACTGCCACAAATCCCATCACACCATGAACGCGATGGGGCATGCGGTGCGCAACCTGATCGGCGTGTCGCGCAAGGATCTCGCCAAGGCCGTCGGCAAGCTCGCGCCCGATGCGATGGCAATGGGCTCGACCGGCATGGCGATGGGCAACATGGAGATGCCCGCGCCCGACAACACGCTGCCGATGATGACCGGCACCGGCCAGTTCGGACCGATCGAGATGGGCGGCATGTTCACGGTGATGAAGATCCGCGAGGACCTCGCGCGCGACGATTATCGCGATCCCGGCCCCTATCAATTCCCGAAAGGTACCGTCGCCTACGAGGTCACGCCTCCGGCCGCGGAGCCGGCGCGGCAGCAGCCGGGCAAGCCGACGCACAAGATGAAGATGTGA
- a CDS encoding sigma-70 family RNA polymerase sigma factor, whose translation MLTPAELVGLIEAVAKGDQAAFERLYAATRAKLYGVVLRILRRQDLAEEVIQETYVKIWNGAGGFNPALASPITWMASIARNRAIDIVRKKTEISIEEEPQAMEVAADSPDPLARREMTEELKRLLECIGRLEPDRQRLVLLAYYNGWSREQLAEKFAAPVNTVKTWLRRSMLDIRECLGL comes from the coding sequence ATGCTGACGCCAGCTGAGCTGGTCGGGTTGATCGAGGCGGTGGCGAAGGGCGATCAGGCCGCGTTCGAGCGCCTCTACGCCGCCACGCGCGCGAAACTCTATGGCGTCGTGCTCCGTATCTTGCGCCGACAGGATCTCGCAGAGGAGGTCATACAGGAGACTTACGTCAAGATCTGGAACGGCGCCGGCGGGTTCAATCCGGCTCTGGCCTCGCCGATCACGTGGATGGCCTCGATTGCGCGCAACCGCGCGATCGACATCGTGCGCAAGAAGACCGAAATCTCCATCGAGGAGGAGCCGCAGGCGATGGAGGTGGCGGCCGACAGCCCCGATCCGCTGGCGCGCCGGGAGATGACCGAGGAGTTGAAGCGGCTGCTGGAATGCATCGGCCGGCTCGAGCCGGACCGTCAGCGGCTGGTGCTTCTCGCCTATTACAACGGCTGGAGCCGCGAGCAATTGGCGGAGAAATTCGCCGCTCCCGTCAACACGGTGAAGACGTGGCTGCGGCGCAGCATGCTGGATATCCGGGAGTGCCTCGGACTATGA
- the flhA gene encoding flagellar biosynthesis protein FlhA: MVDVTAGQGVGSTNAGFPTLAEVVAILKRGDIALALGVLTILVVLILPLPAIVLDLFLAISITLSILILMTSLFIQAPLEFSAFPTVLLISTMLRLSLNMASTRLILSHGHEGTAAAGHVIEAFGNFVMGGNFVIGIIVFAILIIVNFVVITKGSGRIAEVAARFHLDAMPGKQMAIDADLSAGLIDEAVAKHRRKELEDESGFFGAMDGASKFVRGDAIAGLLIVFINVVGGMIIGVAQQGMSFADAGRSYTLLTVGDGLVTQVPALIVSTAAGLLVSKAGVSGAADKALMKQFSGYPQALAMSAAVMLVLAALPGIPTLPFLGLGVGAGALAWNARNRNRVTARAEEAAKLAPAAGTPGAPGSAATEEPISAALKIDDLKIELGYALLPLVNGPDGTDRLTEQIKALRRSLAIEMGFVMPAVRILDNVQLEANTYIIKIKEVDAGTGKIWPNQFMVMDPGGSQVQVPGIHTTEPTFGLPATWVDASLKEEASLKGYTVVDAATVLSTHLTELLKANMSDLLSYGEVQKLLKELPKEQSELVKDIVPGQVTVSGIQRVLQLLLAERISIRDLSTILEGIADSLAFSRNPATMVEHVRARLARQICAQNTSYAGYLPLIALSARWEQAFAESIIGQGEERSLAMQPSKLSEFMTGVREAFERAAREGEAPVLVTSAAIRPFVRSLVERFRAQTTVLSQAEIHPRARLKTVGSI; encoded by the coding sequence ATGGTCGACGTCACCGCGGGACAGGGCGTAGGCAGCACGAACGCCGGCTTCCCCACCCTTGCCGAGGTCGTGGCCATCCTCAAGCGCGGCGATATCGCGCTGGCGCTCGGCGTCCTCACCATCCTGGTGGTGCTGATCCTGCCGCTGCCCGCGATCGTGCTGGACTTGTTCCTGGCGATCTCGATCACGCTCTCGATCCTGATCCTGATGACCTCGCTGTTCATCCAGGCGCCGCTCGAATTCTCCGCCTTCCCGACCGTCCTGCTGATCTCGACCATGCTGCGCCTGTCGCTCAACATGGCCTCGACCCGGCTGATCCTGTCGCACGGGCACGAGGGCACGGCGGCCGCCGGTCACGTCATCGAAGCCTTCGGCAACTTCGTGATGGGCGGCAATTTCGTCATCGGCATCATCGTCTTCGCCATCCTGATCATCGTCAACTTCGTCGTCATCACCAAGGGTTCGGGTCGTATCGCCGAAGTCGCCGCGCGCTTCCACCTCGATGCCATGCCCGGCAAGCAGATGGCGATCGACGCCGACCTCTCCGCCGGCCTGATCGACGAGGCGGTCGCCAAGCATCGCCGCAAGGAGCTGGAGGACGAGAGCGGCTTCTTCGGCGCCATGGACGGTGCCTCGAAGTTCGTCCGCGGCGATGCCATCGCGGGCCTTTTGATCGTCTTCATCAACGTCGTCGGCGGCATGATCATCGGCGTCGCGCAGCAGGGCATGTCCTTCGCCGACGCCGGGCGCAGCTATACGCTGCTGACGGTCGGTGACGGCCTCGTCACCCAGGTGCCGGCGCTGATCGTCTCGACCGCGGCCGGCCTGCTCGTCTCCAAGGCCGGCGTCTCCGGCGCCGCCGACAAGGCGCTGATGAAGCAGTTCTCGGGCTATCCGCAGGCCCTCGCGATGTCCGCGGCGGTCATGCTGGTGCTGGCGGCGCTGCCGGGCATCCCGACGCTCCCCTTCCTGGGGCTCGGCGTCGGCGCCGGCGCGTTGGCCTGGAACGCGCGCAACCGCAACCGGGTGACGGCTAGGGCCGAGGAAGCCGCCAAGCTCGCACCTGCCGCGGGAACGCCGGGTGCGCCGGGCTCCGCCGCGACCGAGGAGCCGATCTCCGCGGCGCTCAAGATCGACGACCTCAAGATCGAGCTCGGCTACGCCCTGCTGCCGCTGGTCAACGGCCCCGACGGCACCGATCGCCTCACCGAGCAGATCAAGGCGCTGCGCCGCTCGCTCGCGATCGAGATGGGCTTCGTGATGCCGGCGGTGCGCATCCTCGACAACGTCCAGCTTGAGGCCAACACCTACATCATCAAGATCAAGGAGGTCGACGCCGGCACCGGCAAGATCTGGCCGAACCAGTTCATGGTGATGGACCCCGGCGGCAGCCAGGTGCAGGTGCCCGGCATCCACACCACCGAGCCGACCTTCGGCCTGCCCGCGACCTGGGTCGACGCCAGCCTCAAGGAGGAGGCCTCGCTCAAGGGCTACACCGTCGTCGACGCCGCCACCGTGCTCTCGACCCACCTCACCGAGTTGCTCAAGGCCAACATGTCGGACCTGTTGTCCTATGGCGAGGTGCAGAAGCTGCTCAAGGAGCTGCCGAAGGAGCAGAGCGAGCTGGTCAAGGACATCGTGCCCGGGCAGGTCACGGTCTCCGGCATCCAGCGCGTGTTGCAGCTGCTGCTCGCCGAGCGCATCTCGATCCGCGATCTCTCGACCATCCTCGAAGGCATCGCGGACTCGCTCGCCTTCTCGCGCAATCCCGCCACCATGGTCGAGCACGTCCGCGCCCGCCTGGCGCGGCAGATCTGCGCGCAGAACACCTCCTATGCCGGCTATCTGCCGCTGATCGCGCTGTCGGCGCGGTGGGAGCAGGCCTTTGCCGAATCCATCATCGGCCAGGGCGAGGAGCGCAGCCTTGCGATGCAGCCCTCGAAACTGTCGGAGTTCATGACCGGCGTGCGCGAGGCGTTCGAGCGTGCCGCCCGCGAAGGCGAGGCGCCGGTGCTGGTCACCTCTGCGGCAATTCGTCCCTTCGTCCGCTCTCTGGTGGAGCGGTTCCGGGCCCAGACGACGGTGCTGTCGCAGGCCGAGATCCACCCCAGGGCGAGGTTGAAAACGGTCGGAAGCATCTGA
- a CDS encoding anti-sigma factor, whose protein sequence is MAYTEDHIALAAEYALGTLDSDERAQVETMMAVDPAFADIVQAWAYRLGALNQMVGSVEPRPIVWENIRSEIARTALAQQPPGLADDVPPPIPSVEAAPPQAPSEQGPQPEPPPAEAEQPEPMRSGSDAIGDIAPVFMPQVHAPDPHVVRTPQVPIADDSNVVDLESRVKRWRSIASAVGALAAALLVTLSLQIFLPDALPGALRPAPRIRTVEVKTPAAPLTAAAQYVALLQGQAGGPAFILTIDGATKNFTVRKVGATPEPGKSFELWLISDKLPRPRSLGVIGASEFTARPLLASYDSEVLNGATYAVTVEQAGGSPDGRPTSSPVFSGKLIETVPPSQPPAPAKK, encoded by the coding sequence ATGGCCTACACGGAGGACCATATCGCGCTCGCCGCGGAATATGCGCTCGGCACCCTCGATTCCGATGAGCGCGCGCAGGTCGAGACCATGATGGCGGTGGACCCGGCGTTCGCCGACATCGTGCAGGCCTGGGCCTATCGGCTCGGCGCCCTCAACCAGATGGTCGGCTCGGTCGAGCCGCGTCCGATCGTGTGGGAGAACATCAGGTCCGAGATCGCGCGCACGGCGCTCGCACAGCAGCCGCCCGGTCTGGCCGACGACGTACCCCCGCCGATCCCGTCGGTCGAAGCCGCGCCGCCGCAGGCACCGTCGGAGCAGGGACCGCAACCGGAGCCGCCGCCTGCCGAAGCAGAGCAGCCCGAGCCGATGCGCTCCGGATCCGATGCCATTGGCGACATCGCGCCGGTGTTCATGCCGCAGGTCCACGCGCCCGATCCTCATGTCGTCCGCACGCCGCAGGTGCCGATCGCCGACGACAGCAACGTGGTTGATCTCGAGAGCCGCGTGAAGCGCTGGCGCTCGATCGCATCCGCGGTCGGCGCGCTCGCGGCCGCGCTGCTGGTGACGCTGTCGCTCCAGATATTCCTGCCCGACGCGCTGCCGGGGGCGTTGCGTCCCGCACCGCGCATTCGGACGGTGGAAGTGAAGACGCCGGCCGCGCCGCTCACCGCAGCGGCGCAATATGTCGCGCTACTGCAGGGCCAGGCCGGCGGCCCCGCCTTCATCCTCACCATTGACGGCGCGACCAAAAACTTCACGGTCCGCAAGGTCGGCGCGACGCCGGAGCCCGGCAAGAGCTTCGAGCTCTGGCTGATCTCCGACAAGCTGCCGCGCCCGCGCTCGCTCGGCGTGATCGGCGCCAGTGAATTCACCGCGCGCCCGCTGCTCGCCTCCTATGATTCCGAGGTCCTCAACGGCGCGACCTACGCCGTCACCGTCGAGCAGGCCGGCGGTTCGCCGGACGGCCGGCCGACCTCGTCCCCGGTGTTTTCCGGCAAGCTGATCGAGACGGTGCCGCCGTCCCAGCCGCCGGCGCCGGCGAAGAAATAG
- a CDS encoding NAD(P)/FAD-dependent oxidoreductase, protein MARIVVLGGGFAGLWAAIGAARKREEIGAGRDIEICVIDRNPYHNIRVRNYEVDLGEVAIPLQQLLDPVGVSHGIGEVEAIDPARREISLATSGGDETLSYDRLVLALGSEVMRPDIPGLVEHAFDVDTYAAALRLEDHLVSLGRSAPAPGRSTVVVVGAGFTGIEVAAEMPDRLARAGIAGSRRIILVDPNPALGASIGAHARPVIETALAALKVETRLGVRVVSVEAAGLRLSSGEFIPAQTVIWCAGMRASSLAAGFPDARDRLGRLLVDPFMRVADVGGVFAAGDVASSVVDGLHPTVMSCQFARPMGRFAGHNVVADLAGLPLLPLRIDWYVTVLDLGSWGALYTEGWNREVRATGAAAKATKETINRKRIYPPLSGSKDELFAAAAPTVQAPPPTYGVR, encoded by the coding sequence ATGGCGCGTATTGTCGTGCTCGGCGGCGGATTTGCAGGCCTGTGGGCGGCCATCGGGGCCGCGCGCAAGCGCGAAGAGATCGGCGCGGGCCGCGACATCGAGATCTGCGTGATCGATCGCAATCCCTATCACAACATCCGGGTGCGTAATTACGAGGTCGATCTCGGCGAGGTCGCGATCCCGCTGCAGCAGCTGCTCGATCCCGTCGGCGTCAGTCACGGGATCGGCGAGGTTGAAGCCATCGATCCGGCGCGGCGCGAGATTTCGCTGGCCACGAGCGGGGGCGATGAGACGCTTTCCTACGATCGGCTGGTGCTGGCGCTCGGCAGCGAAGTGATGCGTCCCGACATTCCCGGCCTTGTCGAGCATGCGTTCGACGTCGACACCTATGCTGCGGCGTTGCGCCTCGAGGATCATCTCGTCTCGCTCGGACGCAGCGCGCCCGCGCCGGGGCGTTCGACGGTCGTGGTGGTCGGCGCCGGCTTCACCGGCATCGAGGTTGCGGCCGAGATGCCCGACAGGCTGGCGCGGGCGGGCATCGCCGGCAGCCGCCGCATCATCCTGGTCGATCCCAATCCGGCGCTGGGCGCCAGCATCGGCGCGCATGCGCGTCCCGTCATCGAGACGGCCTTGGCCGCGCTCAAGGTGGAGACACGTCTCGGTGTGCGCGTCGTCTCGGTCGAGGCGGCCGGCCTTCGCCTGAGCTCGGGCGAATTCATCCCGGCGCAGACGGTGATCTGGTGTGCCGGGATGCGTGCGAGCTCCCTGGCGGCAGGCTTTCCCGACGCACGCGACCGGCTCGGGCGGCTCCTGGTCGATCCCTTCATGCGAGTTGCGGATGTCGGCGGCGTGTTTGCGGCCGGCGACGTTGCTTCGAGCGTGGTCGATGGCTTGCATCCGACCGTGATGTCCTGCCAGTTCGCCCGCCCCATGGGCCGCTTCGCCGGCCACAATGTGGTCGCCGATCTCGCGGGCTTGCCGCTACTCCCGCTGCGGATCGACTGGTACGTGACCGTGCTCGATCTCGGCAGCTGGGGCGCGCTCTATACCGAAGGGTGGAATCGCGAGGTCCGCGCCACCGGCGCGGCCGCGAAGGCGACCAAGGAGACCATCAACCGCAAGCGCATCTATCCGCCGCTCAGCGGCAGCAAGGACGAGCTGTTCGCCGCGGCTGCGCCAACCGTGCAGGCGCCGCCGCCGACCTATGGGGTACGGTAG
- a CDS encoding copper-binding protein, whose translation MNRIIRIIAALALTLSIATEAPAAGAAGISGEVKKIDEGAGKITLKHGPARSLGMEDPMTMVYRVKDPAMLKQVKVGDKVTFEAEEAASGYTVTRIDKAK comes from the coding sequence ATGAACCGCATCATCCGTATCATCGCTGCGCTGGCGCTGACGCTGAGCATTGCTACTGAAGCGCCGGCGGCCGGAGCTGCCGGGATCAGCGGCGAGGTCAAGAAAATCGACGAAGGCGCCGGCAAGATCACGCTCAAGCACGGGCCGGCCAGGAGCCTCGGCATGGAGGACCCCATGACCATGGTCTACCGCGTCAAGGACCCCGCGATGCTCAAGCAGGTGAAGGTCGGCGACAAGGTGACCTTCGAGGCCGAGGAGGCGGCTTCGGGCTATACGGTGACCAGGATCGACAAGGCGAAATAG
- a CDS encoding cupredoxin domain-containing protein, with the protein MKHQPEMTMKTIRLGLALAALSIVPALAHDKHGHATFSAGEPGDPNKPARTIEILLNEMDYAPARIEVRRGEQIRFVLRNVGKEDHEFLLATPKENLAHAVEMKKHPHMEHDDPNGVRLAPNKTAEILWKFSKPGTFEFSCLIPDHRDYGMVGHVTVTSR; encoded by the coding sequence ATGAAACACCAACCGGAGATGACGATGAAGACCATCAGGCTCGGCCTCGCGCTGGCTGCGCTATCGATCGTGCCCGCCCTCGCGCACGACAAGCACGGGCACGCGACCTTTTCGGCCGGCGAGCCCGGCGACCCGAACAAGCCCGCGCGCACCATCGAGATCCTGCTGAACGAGATGGACTACGCACCGGCCAGGATCGAGGTCAGGCGCGGCGAACAGATCCGCTTCGTGCTCCGCAATGTCGGCAAGGAAGACCATGAATTCCTGCTCGCCACGCCGAAGGAGAATCTCGCGCATGCGGTGGAGATGAAGAAGCATCCGCACATGGAGCATGACGATCCCAATGGTGTCAGGCTCGCCCCGAACAAGACGGCCGAGATTCTCTGGAAGTTCAGCAAGCCCGGCACGTTCGAATTTTCCTGCCTCATTCCCGACCATCGCGACTACGGCATGGTCGGCCACGTCACCGTGACGTCACGATAA
- the fliI gene encoding flagellar protein export ATPase FliI: MKALAEQIGDIDGVNIYGRVVGVRGLMVEVAGPIHAMSVGARLVIETGANRSIPCEVIGFSGNNAVVMPFAGLDGVRRGCKAVIANAANQVRPCEAWLGRVVNALGEPIDGKGPLPQGPAPMPYRNSPPPAHSRKRVGAPLDLGVRAMNTFLTCCRGQRMGIFAGSGVGKSVLLSMLARNVDADVSVIGLIGERGREVQEFLQDDLGEEGLARSVVVVATSDEPALMRRQAAYLTLAVAEYFRDEEKDVLCLMDSVTRFAMAQREIGLSAGEPPTAKGYTPTVFTELPKLLERAGPGLGEGAITAIFTVLVDGDDHNEPIADAVRGILDGHIVMQRSIAERGRYPAINILKSVSRTMPKSADPEFWPVIQKARAVMATYADMEELIRLGAYRAGSSPEVDEAIRLHEPLEAFLRQRKDEKASLADGYGQLAHILGNLETER, from the coding sequence ATGAAGGCGTTGGCCGAACAGATCGGCGACATCGACGGCGTCAATATTTACGGCCGTGTGGTCGGCGTTCGCGGCCTGATGGTCGAGGTGGCGGGTCCGATCCACGCGATGTCGGTCGGCGCGCGGCTGGTGATCGAGACCGGCGCCAACCGTTCGATCCCCTGCGAGGTGATCGGCTTCTCCGGCAACAATGCCGTCGTGATGCCGTTCGCCGGCCTCGACGGCGTGCGCCGCGGCTGCAAGGCCGTGATCGCCAACGCCGCCAATCAAGTGCGGCCCTGCGAGGCCTGGCTCGGCCGCGTCGTCAACGCGCTGGGCGAGCCGATCGACGGCAAGGGTCCGCTGCCGCAGGGCCCCGCGCCGATGCCTTACCGCAACTCGCCGCCGCCGGCGCATTCGCGCAAGCGTGTCGGCGCCCCGCTCGATCTCGGCGTGCGCGCGATGAACACCTTCCTCACCTGCTGCCGCGGCCAGCGCATGGGCATCTTCGCAGGCTCCGGCGTCGGCAAATCGGTGCTGCTGTCGATGCTCGCGCGCAACGTCGATGCCGACGTCAGCGTGATCGGGCTGATCGGCGAACGCGGTCGCGAGGTTCAGGAATTCCTGCAGGACGACCTCGGCGAGGAGGGCCTGGCGCGCTCCGTCGTGGTGGTCGCAACGTCGGACGAGCCGGCGCTGATGCGCCGCCAGGCGGCGTATCTGACGCTCGCGGTCGCCGAATATTTTCGCGACGAAGAAAAGGACGTGCTCTGCCTGATGGATTCGGTGACGCGCTTTGCCATGGCCCAGCGCGAGATCGGCCTGTCCGCCGGCGAGCCGCCGACCGCCAAGGGCTACACGCCAACCGTCTTCACCGAGCTGCCGAAACTTCTGGAGCGCGCCGGACCGGGCCTCGGCGAGGGCGCCATCACCGCGATCTTCACGGTGCTGGTCGACGGCGACGACCACAACGAGCCGATCGCGGACGCCGTCCGCGGCATCCTGGACGGCCACATCGTGATGCAGCGCTCGATCGCCGAGCGCGGCCGCTATCCCGCCATCAACATCCTCAAATCCGTCTCCCGCACCATGCCGAAATCGGCCGATCCGGAGTTCTGGCCCGTCATCCAGAAGGCGCGGGCGGTGATGGCGACCTATGCCGACATGGAGGAATTGATCCGGCTCGGCGCCTACCGGGCCGGCTCCAGCCCCGAGGTCGACGAGGCGATCCGCCTGCACGAGCCGCTGGAGGCGTTCCTGCGCCAACGCAAGGACGAGAAAGCATCACTCGCGGACGGCTATGGCCAATTGGCTCATATCCTCGGTAATTTGGAAACGGAACGCTAA
- the fliJ gene encoding flagellar export protein FliJ, with translation MKSRDTLIRLKKFQVDEKRRRVTQIETMIADFQRMSTDLEREITTEQERAGINDPSHFAYPTYAKAAIQRRENLTRSADELKGQLDEAKAALAEAFEELKKVELLDERDQARERAEENAREQADLDSIGLMRARIGAVA, from the coding sequence ATGAAGTCACGAGATACCCTCATTCGCCTGAAGAAGTTTCAGGTCGACGAGAAGCGCCGCCGGGTCACCCAGATCGAGACCATGATCGCCGACTTCCAGCGGATGTCGACCGATCTCGAGCGCGAGATCACGACCGAGCAGGAGCGTGCCGGGATCAACGATCCCTCGCACTTCGCCTATCCGACCTATGCCAAGGCCGCGATCCAGCGCCGCGAGAACCTGACCCGCTCGGCCGACGAGCTCAAGGGCCAGCTCGACGAAGCCAAGGCCGCGCTGGCTGAAGCCTTCGAGGAACTCAAGAAGGTCGAGCTCCTCGACGAACGCGACCAGGCCCGCGAACGCGCCGAAGAGAACGCCCGCGAGCAGGCCGACCTCGACAGCATCGGCCTGATGCGCGCCCGCATCGGCGCTGTCGCCTGA